In Fusobacterium canifelinum, a genomic segment contains:
- a CDS encoding MBL fold metallo-hydrolase, translating into MLNEIAKNIYLVEVPLPKNPLRALNCYFIKNGENILVIDSGFDHEESEKAFFDALEELGAKVGKTDMFLTHLHADHSGLALKFKNKYQAKVYCSQIDTDYINKMKHELYADRFVPTLKVMGIEPDFKFFETHPGLVYCVKGKLETTIVKDGDKIDFGDYSFEVIDLSGHTPGQMGIYDREHKILFSGDHILNKITPNISFWEFKYEDILGTYLKNLDKVYNMEVNTIYSAHRGIIENPKLRIDELKKHYADRNAEVYALLKEGEKFSAAQIAAKMHWDYRAKNFEEFPNNQKWFATGEALANLEHLRAIGKADYEFIDGIAFYKAL; encoded by the coding sequence ATGTTAAATGAAATTGCAAAAAATATATATTTGGTAGAAGTACCTTTACCTAAAAATCCATTGAGAGCATTAAATTGTTATTTTATTAAAAATGGTGAAAATATTTTAGTTATAGATAGTGGTTTTGACCATGAAGAAAGTGAAAAAGCATTTTTTGATGCTTTAGAAGAATTAGGAGCAAAAGTTGGAAAAACAGATATGTTTTTAACACATTTACATGCTGACCATTCAGGACTAGCTTTAAAATTTAAAAATAAATATCAAGCTAAAGTATACTGTAGTCAAATAGACACTGACTACATAAATAAAATGAAACATGAATTGTATGCTGATAGATTTGTTCCTACATTAAAAGTTATGGGAATAGAACCAGATTTTAAATTTTTTGAAACTCACCCAGGGCTTGTCTATTGTGTAAAAGGAAAACTTGAAACTACAATAGTTAAAGATGGAGATAAAATAGATTTTGGAGATTATAGTTTTGAAGTTATTGATTTAAGTGGACATACTCCTGGTCAAATGGGAATATATGATAGAGAACATAAAATCTTATTTTCAGGAGATCATATTTTAAATAAGATAACTCCTAATATAAGTTTTTGGGAATTTAAATATGAAGATATCCTAGGTACTTATCTTAAAAATTTAGATAAAGTCTATAATATGGAAGTAAATACAATCTATTCAGCACATAGAGGAATAATTGAAAATCCTAAATTAAGAATAGATGAGCTTAAAAAGCATTATGCTGATAGAAATGCAGAAGTATATGCCTTATTAAAAGAAGGGGAAAAATTTTCTGCAGCTCAAATTGCTGCTAAAATGCATTGGGATTATAGAGCTAAAAATTTTGAAGAATTTCCTAATAATCAAAAGTGGTTTGCAACAGGGGAAGCCCTAGCTAATTTAGAACATTTAAGAGCTATTGGCAAGGCAGATTATGAGTTTATAGATGGAATTGCTTTTTATAAAGCTTTATAA
- a CDS encoding cytidylate kinase-like family protein has translation MNRIITIGREFGSGGRTIAKMVGEKLGIKVYDNELLIKIAKESGLAHSYVAEKSENLTLSDLIGRSLSGFGTYNRILVEDNLWKMQSEVILDLAKKETCIIVGRCADYILKDKADCLKVFIYASLEERINRIVSVYGESDVVPEKRLKDKDKRRSLFYNYFTDMKWGDPHNYDICLNSGIIGFEKCVDIICSLY, from the coding sequence ATGAATAGAATTATTACAATTGGGCGTGAATTTGGTAGTGGTGGAAGAACAATAGCTAAAATGGTAGGAGAAAAACTTGGAATTAAAGTATATGATAATGAATTACTTATAAAAATTGCGAAAGAAAGTGGACTTGCTCACTCTTATGTTGCAGAAAAATCTGAAAATCTAACTTTAAGTGATCTAATTGGAAGAAGTCTTTCTGGATTTGGAACTTATAATCGAATCTTAGTTGAAGATAATCTATGGAAAATGCAAAGTGAGGTCATTTTAGATTTGGCTAAGAAAGAAACTTGTATTATTGTTGGAAGATGTGCAGATTATATTTTAAAAGATAAAGCAGATTGTTTAAAAGTATTTATATATGCCAGTTTAGAAGAAAGAATTAATCGTATTGTTTCTGTTTATGGAGAAAGTGATGTTGTTCCTGAAAAACGATTAAAAGATAAAGATAAACGTCGTAGTTTATTTTATAACTATTTTACAGATATGAAATGGGGTGACCCTCATAATTATGATATTTGTCTAAATAGTGGAATAATTGGGTTTGAAAAATGTGTTGATATAATATGCTCTTTATATTAA
- a CDS encoding glutamine synthetase III family protein, with translation MNNLLDNFGTNCFSEKNLKNRVPDYVVKKFLEIKNGKAELTLEIADIIANAIKMWALEKGATHYTHWFQPLTDLTAEKHESFISINSDGTNMAKFSGKDLMKGESDTSSFPNGGLRSTFEARGYTAWDISSPMFLKGEEGSKTLYIPTAFIAYNGEALDKKVPLLRSINSLKEQALKIQKLLGDNETENINVTLGVEQEYFLVDKQFFYKRQDLVLSGKTVFGCLPPKGQQMNDHYYGMIKERIESFMAELDNELWKVGVMSKTKHNEVAPNQFEIALMFNTANVSADQNQITMDMVKKVANRHNMVALLHEKPFQGVNGSGKHCNWSLATDKGVNLYDPETLSENNLSFLIYLLAMIEGVDRYASALRATTATPGNDYRLGGHEAPPAIISIFLGEQLEDILENIENINFNNNSNSYLDEITIDKNISRIPKDISDRNRTSPMAFTGNKFEFRMPGSSASPATPMFVLNTIVADILREYGEYLEKELKNKSVKEVIIALVKDRYHKHKRIIFNGNGYEQKWVDEAKKRGLPNLKDTVEGLPALIEEDIIQLFERNSVLSRSESFSRFHVYVERYNKQCNLEVSTGIKIVRNQVYPFVIKYISNLSKSIHRSRKIFPDEDLFKYDIDILKEIILLKNDMLIFTDKLEENLASAIKIEDLYQRARFYANEVKPTLEKLREKVDKLEEKIATDAWPIPSYYDLLFNL, from the coding sequence ATGAACAACTTATTAGATAACTTTGGGACTAACTGCTTTTCAGAAAAAAATTTAAAGAATAGAGTTCCAGATTATGTAGTCAAAAAATTTTTAGAAATAAAAAATGGAAAAGCTGAACTTACATTAGAGATTGCAGATATAATAGCAAATGCAATAAAGATGTGGGCATTAGAAAAAGGAGCTACCCATTATACTCATTGGTTTCAGCCTCTTACAGATCTTACTGCTGAAAAACATGAGTCTTTTATATCTATTAATTCAGATGGAACAAATATGGCAAAATTTTCAGGAAAGGATTTAATGAAAGGTGAATCTGATACCTCTTCATTTCCAAATGGAGGATTAAGATCAACTTTTGAGGCGAGAGGATACACTGCTTGGGATATAAGCTCACCTATGTTTTTAAAAGGTGAGGAAGGTTCGAAGACACTTTATATTCCAACAGCTTTTATAGCATACAATGGAGAAGCTTTAGATAAAAAAGTACCTTTACTTCGTTCTATAAATTCTTTAAAAGAACAAGCTTTAAAAATTCAAAAATTATTAGGAGATAATGAAACTGAAAATATAAATGTAACTCTTGGTGTTGAGCAAGAATATTTCTTAGTTGACAAACAATTTTTTTATAAAAGACAAGATTTAGTTTTATCAGGGAAAACTGTTTTTGGCTGTTTACCTCCAAAAGGTCAACAAATGAATGACCATTATTATGGAATGATAAAAGAAAGAATAGAAAGTTTTATGGCAGAGCTTGATAATGAACTTTGGAAAGTAGGAGTTATGTCAAAGACAAAACATAATGAAGTTGCTCCTAATCAGTTTGAAATTGCATTGATGTTCAATACTGCCAATGTTTCTGCTGACCAAAACCAAATTACTATGGATATGGTTAAAAAAGTTGCTAATAGACATAATATGGTTGCACTTTTACATGAAAAGCCATTTCAAGGTGTAAATGGATCGGGTAAACATTGTAACTGGTCACTTGCTACAGATAAGGGAGTAAACCTATATGATCCAGAAACATTATCAGAAAATAATTTGAGTTTTTTAATATACTTACTTGCTATGATAGAAGGTGTAGATAGATATGCTTCTGCACTTAGAGCTACAACAGCAACACCAGGAAATGATTATAGATTAGGAGGACATGAAGCTCCACCAGCAATTATATCTATATTTTTAGGAGAGCAATTAGAAGATATTTTGGAAAATATAGAAAATATAAATTTTAACAATAATTCAAATTCATATTTAGATGAAATAACAATTGATAAAAATATATCAAGAATTCCTAAAGATATTTCTGATAGGAATAGAACTTCTCCTATGGCATTTACTGGAAATAAATTTGAATTTAGAATGCCAGGTTCAAGTGCCTCACCAGCAACCCCAATGTTTGTCCTAAATACAATAGTTGCTGATATACTGAGAGAATATGGTGAATATTTAGAAAAAGAGTTGAAAAATAAATCTGTTAAAGAAGTTATTATTGCTCTTGTAAAAGACAGATATCATAAACACAAAAGAATTATATTTAATGGTAATGGCTATGAACAAAAATGGGTAGATGAAGCTAAAAAGAGAGGACTTCCTAATTTGAAAGATACTGTTGAAGGACTACCAGCTTTAATAGAGGAAGATATAATTCAACTATTTGAAAGAAATTCTGTACTATCAAGAAGTGAATCATTTTCAAGATTTCATGTATATGTAGAAAGATATAATAAACAATGTAATCTTGAAGTTTCAACAGGAATTAAAATTGTAAGAAATCAGGTGTATCCATTTGTGATAAAATATATATCTAATCTTTCAAAGTCTATACATCGTTCAAGAAAAATTTTTCCAGATGAAGATTTATTTAAGTATGATATAGATATTTTAAAAGAAATAATTTTATTAAAAAATGATATGCTAATATTTACTGATAAATTAGAAGAAAATTTAGCAAGTGCTATAAAGATTGAAGATTTATACCAAAGAGCTAGATTTTATGCAAATGAGGTTAAACCAACATTAGAAAAACTTAGAGAAAAAGTGGATAAATTAGAAGAAAAAATTGCTACTGATGCTTGGCCTATACCAAGTTACTATGATTTATTATTTAACTTGTAA
- a CDS encoding efflux RND transporter permease subunit, whose product MSLAGISIRRPVATTMVMLSFIFIGLLAMFSMKKELIPNIKIPVVTITTTWNGAVSEDVETQVTKKIKDSLSNVEAIDKIQTVSAYGVSTVVVNFDYGVDTDEKVTQIQREVSKIANNLPSDANTPLVRKVEAAGGNMTAIIAFNADSKTALTTFIKEQLKPRLESLPGIGQVDIFGNPDKQLQIQVDSDKLASYNLSPMELYNIVRTSVATYPIGKLSTGNKDMIIRFMGELDYIDQYKNILISSDGNTLRLKDVADIVLTTEDADNVGYLNGKESVIVLLQKSSDGDTITLNNTAFKAIEEMKPYMPAGTEYSIEMDDSENINSSISNVSSSAIQGLILATIILFTFLKSFRTTILISLALPVAIIFTFAFLAMRGTTLNLISLMGLSIGVGMLTDNSVVVVDNIYRHITELNSPVMEASENATEEVTFSVIASALTTIVVFLPILFIPGLAREFFRDMSYAIIFSNLAAIIVAITMIPMLASRFLHRKSMKSEDGRLFKKVKAFYLKIINWAYIHKGKTILIMVILFFFSIFVGPKLLKFEFMPKQDERKYALTAELQKGTDLAKAERIAKELEEIVKSDPHTQSYLMLVSTSSISINANVGKKNTRDESVFTIMDNIRNKTSKVLDARISMTNQFSGGQSQKDVEFLLQGSNQDEIKKLGKQLLEKLQSYNGMVDISSTLDPGIIELRVNIDRDKIASYGISPTVVAQTISYYMLGGDKANTATLKTDTEEIDVLVRLPKDKRNDINTLSSLNIKVGDNKFVKLSDVATLQYAEGTSEIRKKNGIYTVTISGNDGGVGLGAIQSKIIEEFNNLNPPSTVSYSWGGQTENMQKTMSQLSFALSISIFLIYALLASQFESFIMPIIIIGSIPLALIGVIWGLVILRQPIDIMVMIGVILLAGVVVNNAIVLIDFIKTMRTRGHDREYSVIYSCETRLRPILMTTMTTVFGMIPMALGLGEGSEFYRGMAITVIFGLSFSTILTLVLIPILYTVVDDFTDKLITKIKIISRKSKKKGAKS is encoded by the coding sequence ATGTCATTAGCAGGAATCTCAATACGTAGACCTGTTGCAACAACAATGGTAATGTTATCATTCATCTTCATAGGACTATTAGCTATGTTTTCTATGAAGAAAGAATTGATACCTAACATAAAAATTCCAGTTGTAACTATCACCACCACTTGGAATGGTGCGGTCAGTGAAGATGTGGAAACTCAGGTTACAAAAAAAATTAAAGACAGTCTTTCAAATGTTGAGGCTATTGATAAAATACAAACAGTTTCAGCTTATGGAGTTTCTACTGTTGTTGTAAACTTTGATTATGGAGTTGACACTGATGAAAAGGTTACTCAAATCCAAAGAGAAGTTTCAAAAATAGCAAATAATTTGCCTAGTGATGCTAATACTCCACTAGTTAGGAAAGTTGAAGCGGCTGGTGGGAATATGACAGCAATTATAGCTTTTAATGCAGATAGTAAAACTGCTCTTACAACTTTTATTAAAGAACAATTAAAACCTAGACTTGAAAGTTTACCAGGTATTGGACAAGTTGATATCTTTGGTAACCCTGATAAACAATTACAAATTCAAGTTGATAGTGATAAATTAGCTTCATATAACTTATCACCTATGGAACTATATAATATTGTAAGAACATCAGTTGCAACATATCCTATTGGTAAATTATCAACTGGTAATAAAGACATGATTATTAGATTTATGGGAGAACTAGACTACATAGATCAATATAAAAATATATTAATCAGTTCTGATGGAAATACATTAAGATTAAAGGATGTTGCAGATATTGTATTAACAACAGAAGATGCAGATAATGTAGGATATCTTAATGGGAAAGAATCAGTTATAGTTTTATTACAAAAATCTTCTGATGGTGATACTATAACTTTAAATAATACAGCTTTTAAAGCCATAGAAGAAATGAAACCATATATGCCAGCAGGAACAGAATATAGTATAGAAATGGATGACTCTGAAAATATTAATAGTTCAATTTCTAATGTTTCAAGTTCTGCTATACAAGGACTTATACTTGCAACAATTATATTATTTACTTTCTTAAAAAGTTTTAGAACAACTATATTAATTTCATTAGCACTTCCTGTTGCAATAATATTTACTTTTGCATTCTTAGCAATGAGAGGTACAACACTTAACTTGATATCCCTTATGGGACTTTCAATAGGTGTTGGTATGCTTACAGATAACTCTGTTGTTGTTGTTGATAATATTTATCGTCATATAACAGAATTAAATTCTCCTGTTATGGAAGCTTCTGAAAATGCCACTGAAGAAGTTACTTTCTCTGTTATAGCTTCTGCATTAACGACTATAGTGGTTTTTCTTCCAATATTATTTATTCCAGGACTTGCAAGAGAATTTTTTAGAGACATGTCTTATGCAATTATCTTCTCAAACTTAGCTGCAATTATAGTAGCAATCACTATGATACCTATGTTAGCTAGTAGATTTCTACATAGAAAATCAATGAAATCTGAAGATGGTAGATTATTCAAAAAAGTAAAAGCTTTTTATTTAAAAATCATTAACTGGGCATACATACATAAAGGGAAAACAATACTTATTATGGTAATTTTATTTTTCTTCAGTATTTTTGTAGGGCCTAAACTATTAAAATTTGAATTTATGCCTAAACAAGATGAAAGAAAGTATGCATTGACAGCTGAATTACAAAAGGGTACTGATTTAGCTAAAGCAGAAAGAATAGCAAAAGAATTAGAAGAAATTGTTAAAAGTGATCCTCATACTCAAAGCTACTTAATGTTAGTAAGTACATCTAGTATCTCTATAAATGCTAATGTTGGTAAAAAGAATACAAGAGATGAAAGTGTATTTACAATTATGGATAATATAAGAAACAAAACTTCTAAGGTTTTAGATGCAAGAATATCTATGACTAACCAATTCTCTGGTGGACAAAGTCAAAAAGATGTTGAATTTTTATTACAAGGTTCTAACCAAGATGAAATAAAAAAACTTGGTAAACAACTGTTAGAAAAATTACAAAGCTACAATGGAATGGTTGATATATCTTCAACTCTTGACCCAGGAATTATAGAATTAAGAGTAAATATAGATAGAGACAAAATAGCAAGTTATGGTATTAGCCCTACTGTTGTTGCTCAAACAATAAGTTACTATATGTTAGGAGGAGATAAAGCTAATACTGCAACTTTAAAAACTGACACAGAAGAAATAGATGTTTTAGTTAGACTTCCCAAAGATAAAAGAAATGATATAAATACCTTATCCTCTTTAAACATTAAAGTTGGGGATAATAAATTTGTTAAGTTATCTGATGTTGCAACTTTACAATATGCAGAAGGAACTTCTGAAATAAGAAAGAAAAACGGTATTTACACCGTTACTATCTCTGGTAATGATGGTGGAGTTGGTTTGGGAGCTATACAATCAAAGATAATTGAAGAGTTTAACAACTTAAATCCTCCTTCAACTGTTTCATATAGTTGGGGGGGACAAACTGAAAATATGCAAAAGACTATGAGCCAATTATCATTTGCATTATCAATTTCAATTTTCTTAATTTATGCTCTACTTGCTTCACAATTTGAAAGTTTCATAATGCCAATTATAATAATAGGTTCTATTCCACTGGCATTAATTGGAGTTATTTGGGGACTTGTAATATTAAGACAACCAATAGATATAATGGTTATGATAGGAGTAATCCTGCTTGCTGGAGTTGTTGTTAACAATGCCATAGTGCTTATAGACTTTATAAAAACCATGAGAACAAGAGGTCATGATAGAGAATATTCTGTTATTTATTCTTGTGAAACAAGATTAAGACCTATACTTATGACTACCATGACAACTGTATTTGGTATGATACCAATGGCATTAGGTCTAGGAGAAGGTTCAGAGTTTTATAGGGGTATGGCTATCACAGTAATATTTGGATTATCATTCTCAACAATTTTAACATTGGTATTGATTCCTATTTTATACACTGTTGTTGATGATTTTACTGATAAATTAATAACTAAAATAAAAATTATTTCTCGTAAATCTAAAAAGAAAGGAGCAAAATCATGA
- a CDS encoding type II toxin-antitoxin system RelE family toxin, with the protein MKQEFIIDFIICKPAKSFFKKHKNIKEKFKSNIILHFKGQRNIDIKKLIGYSDLFRMRINSYRVIYKVINNKIILIDVIDADNRGDIY; encoded by the coding sequence ATGAAGCAAGAATTTATTATTGATTTTATAATCTGTAAACCTGCCAAATCTTTTTTCAAAAAACATAAAAATATAAAAGAAAAATTTAAAAGTAACATTATTCTTCATTTTAAAGGACAAAGAAATATAGATATAAAAAAATTAATAGGATATAGTGATTTATTTAGAATGAGAATAAACAGTTATAGGGTTATTTATAAAGTTATAAATAATAAAATTATATTAATTGATGTTATAGATGCCGACAATAGAGGAGATATATATTAA
- a CDS encoding metallophosphoesterase: MIYFTADIHFYHENIINHTKRPFKNADEMNKKIIANWNNIVKANDEVYILGDVTLKGASNANTVLAQLKGKKYLIKGNHDHFVEEKNFHSYIFEWVKDYYELEYKSNFFVLFHYPLEEWNKFYRGAYQLHGHQHNNSLSNYENLQKGLRRYDVGVDANNFKPVSIDEIIKFFEMIKK; the protein is encoded by the coding sequence ATGATATATTTTACAGCAGATATTCATTTCTATCATGAAAATATTATAAATCATACAAAAAGACCTTTTAAAAATGCTGATGAAATGAATAAAAAAATTATAGCTAATTGGAATAATATTGTTAAGGCTAATGATGAAGTATATATACTTGGAGATGTTACATTAAAAGGAGCTAGTAATGCAAATACTGTACTAGCCCAATTAAAAGGTAAAAAATATTTAATTAAAGGTAATCATGACCATTTTGTAGAAGAAAAGAATTTTCATTCATATATATTTGAATGGGTTAAAGATTATTATGAATTAGAATATAAAAGCAACTTCTTTGTACTATTTCACTATCCATTAGAAGAATGGAATAAGTTTTATAGAGGTGCTTACCAATTGCATGGACATCAACATAATAATTCTCTATCTAACTATGAAAATTTACAAAAAGGTTTAAGAAGATATGATGTTGGAGTTGATGCTAATAATTTTAAACCAGTTAGTATAGATGAAATTATAAAATTTTTTGAAATGATAAAAAAATGA
- a CDS encoding GNAT family N-acetyltransferase, whose amino-acid sequence MIKEFDGSQKMMEDIIYIDSKSFKDINVNANELCKRIKKNKQYQLFIKYSQNIPVAYLGILYMSNLHYDGAWIDLIAVVEEHRNKGVGKELLKFAENKVKEKKGSVLTGLVRRDNVSSSTMFLNSKFKSSKKDFILYLKDI is encoded by the coding sequence ATGATAAAGGAATTTGATGGTTCACAAAAAATGATGGAAGATATAATCTATATAGATAGCAAATCTTTTAAAGATATAAATGTTAATGCAAATGAGCTATGTAAAAGAATAAAAAAGAATAAACAATATCAATTATTTATTAAATATTCACAAAATATTCCAGTTGCATATTTAGGAATTTTGTATATGTCTAATTTACATTATGATGGAGCATGGATAGATTTAATTGCAGTGGTGGAAGAACATAGAAATAAGGGTGTAGGCAAAGAATTACTCAAATTTGCCGAAAACAAGGTAAAAGAAAAGAAAGGGTCAGTTTTAACTGGCTTAGTAAGAAGGGATAATGTTTCCTCTTCTACAATGTTTTTAAATTCAAAATTTAAATCCAGTAAAAAAGATTTTATTTTATATTTAAAAGATATCTAG
- a CDS encoding efflux RND transporter periplasmic adaptor subunit yields the protein MKKILTMFLAASLLLVACGKDKEDEKKDTKQEVAVTEEQQVAKSVEVAAVTKREMSKLFESSAVWEPLAKVDFSTDKGGTIKTIYKKNGEYVKKGEVIVKLSDAQTEADFLQAKANYVSATSNFNIARNNYQKFKTLYDKQLISYLEFSNYQASYTSAQGNLEVAKAAYMNAQNSYSKLVAKAEISGVVGNLFIKEGNDIAAKEVLFTILNDKQMQSYVGITPEAISKVKLGDEINVKIDALAKEYKAKITELNPIADSTTKNFKVKLALDNPDGEIKDGMFGNVVIPVGESSVLSVEDEAIVTRDLVNYVFKYEDGKAKQVEVTVGATNLPYTEISSPEIKEGDKIIVKGLFGLQNNDKVEIKNEVK from the coding sequence ATGAAAAAAATATTAACAATGTTTCTTGCAGCTAGTTTATTATTAGTTGCTTGTGGAAAAGATAAAGAAGATGAAAAAAAAGATACTAAGCAAGAAGTTGCTGTAACAGAAGAACAACAAGTAGCAAAGTCTGTTGAAGTTGCAGCTGTAACAAAAAGAGAAATGTCTAAACTTTTTGAATCAAGTGCTGTTTGGGAACCATTAGCAAAAGTTGATTTTTCAACAGATAAAGGTGGAACTATAAAGACAATTTATAAAAAAAATGGTGAGTATGTAAAAAAAGGTGAAGTAATTGTAAAACTGTCAGATGCACAAACAGAAGCTGATTTTCTTCAAGCTAAGGCAAATTATGTTTCAGCTACTTCTAATTTTAATATAGCTAGAAATAATTATCAAAAGTTTAAAACACTTTATGATAAACAATTAATTTCATATTTAGAATTTTCTAACTATCAAGCTTCTTATACAAGTGCCCAAGGAAATTTAGAAGTGGCTAAGGCTGCATATATGAATGCTCAAAATAGTTACTCAAAACTTGTTGCAAAAGCTGAAATAAGTGGAGTTGTTGGTAATTTATTTATAAAAGAAGGAAATGATATTGCTGCAAAAGAAGTTTTATTTACAATTTTAAATGATAAACAAATGCAATCTTATGTTGGTATCACTCCTGAAGCAATTTCAAAGGTAAAACTTGGTGATGAAATAAATGTAAAAATAGATGCTTTAGCTAAAGAATATAAGGCAAAAATCACTGAATTAAACCCTATTGCAGATAGCACAACAAAAAACTTTAAAGTAAAGTTAGCTCTTGATAACCCTGATGGTGAAATTAAAGATGGTATGTTTGGAAATGTTGTCATTCCTGTTGGGGAATCTTCTGTTTTAAGTGTAGAAGATGAAGCAATAGTTACAAGAGATTTAGTAAATTATGTATTTAAGTATGAAGATGGAAAAGCAAAACAAGTTGAAGTAACAGTAGGTGCAACAAACTTACCATATACAGAAATTTCATCTCCTGAGATAAAAGAAGGAGATAAAATAATTGTTAAAGGTCTATTTGGTCTTCAAAATAATGATAAAGTTGAAATAAAAAATGAGGTGAAATAA
- the pepD gene encoding aminoacyl-histidine dipeptidase, whose product MSNKLVNLKPERVFYYFEELSKIPRESTNEQAVSNFLVDTAKKLGLEVYQDKINNIVIKKPATKGYENSDGIILQGHMDMVCEKELDSNHNFKTDGINLIVDGKFLRANKTTLGADNGIAVAMGLAVLEDNTIEHPEIELLVTVEEETTMRGALELEENILTGKMLINIDSEEEAWVTVGSAGGKEIDVTFDEEKEKFENTNSDFYRLEVKNLFGGHSGAEIHKNRLNANKVMSEVISEIKKNFDIKLCDVKGGSKDNAIPRECYFDIAIDKSSSQNFILKSKEIFEKYKNKYIGEDPNITFEISKLENKCNEIFSNNLFEKVLGILNDLPTGVNSWLKEYSDIVESSDNLAIIKVIDNKITIILSLRSSEPSVLDSLEEKITTIIKKYNASYEVSGGYPEWRFKPISRLRDTAVKIYEDLFNEKMQVTVIHAGLECGAISMHYPDLDMISIGPNIYDVHTPKERMEIASVEKYYRYLVELLKNLK is encoded by the coding sequence ATGTCAAACAAACTAGTAAATTTAAAACCAGAAAGAGTATTTTACTATTTTGAAGAATTATCAAAGATTCCAAGGGAGTCAACAAATGAACAAGCTGTAAGTAATTTTTTAGTAGATACTGCTAAAAAACTTGGATTGGAAGTGTATCAAGATAAAATTAATAATATTGTTATTAAAAAGCCAGCAACTAAAGGTTATGAAAATTCAGATGGAATAATCCTTCAAGGGCATATGGATATGGTTTGTGAAAAAGAGCTAGACTCAAATCATAACTTTAAGACAGATGGGATTAATTTAATTGTTGATGGTAAATTTTTAAGAGCAAATAAGACAACTCTTGGAGCAGACAATGGAATAGCAGTTGCTATGGGGCTTGCTGTTCTTGAAGATAATACAATTGAACATCCAGAAATTGAATTACTTGTTACTGTTGAAGAAGAAACAACAATGAGAGGAGCTTTAGAACTTGAAGAAAATATTCTAACTGGAAAAATGTTAATTAATATTGATTCAGAAGAAGAAGCTTGGGTTACTGTAGGTAGTGCTGGTGGAAAAGAGATAGATGTTACCTTTGATGAAGAAAAGGAAAAGTTTGAGAATACTAACTCTGATTTTTATAGATTAGAAGTTAAAAATTTATTTGGAGGACATTCAGGAGCTGAAATCCATAAAAACAGGTTAAATGCTAATAAAGTTATGAGTGAAGTTATATCTGAAATTAAAAAGAATTTTGATATAAAATTATGTGATGTTAAAGGTGGTTCAAAGGATAATGCGATTCCAAGAGAATGCTATTTTGATATAGCTATTGATAAATCTTCTTCTCAAAATTTTATTCTAAAAAGTAAAGAAATTTTTGAAAAATATAAAAATAAATATATAGGGGAAGATCCTAATATTACTTTTGAAATTTCTAAATTAGAAAATAAATGTAATGAAATTTTTTCAAATAACTTATTTGAAAAAGTTTTAGGAATTTTAAATGATTTACCAACAGGAGTAAATTCATGGCTAAAAGAATATTCTGATATAGTTGAAAGTTCAGATAATTTAGCTATTATTAAAGTTATAGATAATAAAATTACTATCATACTATCTTTAAGAAGTTCTGAACCTTCTGTTTTAGATAGCTTGGAAGAAAAAATAACTACTATTATAAAAAAATACAATGCAAGTTATGAAGTAAGTGGTGGTTATCCTGAATGGAGATTTAAACCAATATCTCGTTTAAGAGATACTGCTGTAAAAATTTATGAAGATTTATTTAATGAGAAAATGCAAGTGACTGTTATTCATGCAGGTCTTGAATGTGGAGCAATTTCCATGCATTATCCTGATTTAGATATGATTTCAATAGGACCTAATATCTATGATGTTCACACTCCAAAAGAAAGAATGGAAATAGCTTCTGTTGAGAAATATTATAGATATTTAGTTGAATTATTAAAAAATTTAAAATAA